A genome region from Mycobacterium sp. 3519A includes the following:
- a CDS encoding nuclear transport factor 2 family protein, whose protein sequence is MVHPFRRAIEARDIDAAVALMRDDVVFRSPAVYKPYHGADAVRRILEAVIAVFEDFRYVREIGAEDARDHALVFEARVGDKQIEGCDFIRLDEHGAISEFTVMVRPMSGLLALAEAMKVQLSRV, encoded by the coding sequence GTGGTGCACCCATTCCGTCGCGCCATCGAAGCGCGCGATATCGACGCGGCCGTCGCTCTGATGCGCGATGACGTGGTGTTTCGCAGCCCCGCCGTGTACAAGCCGTACCACGGGGCCGACGCGGTGCGCCGCATCCTGGAAGCCGTGATCGCAGTGTTCGAGGACTTCCGCTACGTCCGCGAGATCGGTGCAGAGGACGCACGCGACCACGCGCTGGTCTTCGAGGCCAGGGTCGGCGACAAGCAGATCGAAGGATGCGACTTCATCCGCCTCGACGAGCACGGCGCGATCAGCGAGTTCACGGTGATGGTCCGGCCGATGTCGGGGCTGCTCGCACTGGCCGAGGCGATGAAGGTACAGCTCTCGCGCGTGTAG
- a CDS encoding PadR family transcriptional regulator encodes MALRHAVLAALLEGEASGYQLAKRFDVSVANFWSATPQQLYRELDRLQADGLVEARLVRQQRRPDKRVFTLTAAGRAELADFTGTPAKPVAMRDELLVKLQAVDVGDADTVAAQLTARLDRARVKLARYDRLLVDMLDGRDADDFEFDAERIGPYLTLMGGRMYEQANIDWCTAALDVLSRRLRS; translated from the coding sequence ATGGCATTGCGCCACGCCGTGCTGGCCGCGCTGTTGGAGGGCGAGGCGTCGGGTTATCAGCTCGCCAAGCGTTTCGACGTGTCGGTCGCCAACTTCTGGTCGGCGACGCCCCAGCAGCTGTATCGCGAACTCGACCGACTCCAAGCCGACGGGCTCGTCGAGGCGCGCCTGGTGCGCCAGCAGCGCAGACCCGACAAGCGGGTGTTCACCCTCACGGCGGCGGGCCGCGCGGAGCTGGCGGACTTCACCGGCACGCCCGCCAAGCCGGTGGCGATGCGCGACGAATTGTTGGTCAAGCTCCAAGCCGTCGATGTCGGCGATGCGGATACGGTCGCCGCGCAGCTGACGGCCCGCCTGGACCGGGCGCGCGTGAAGCTGGCCCGCTACGACCGGCTACTCGTCGACATGCTCGACGGCCGTGACGCCGACGATTTCGAATTCGACGCCGAACGCATCGGCCCGTATCTGACGCTCATGGGCGGGCGCATGTACGAACAGGCCAACATCGACTGGTGCACCGCCGCGCTCGACGTGCTCAGCAGGAGGCTTCGATCCTGA
- a CDS encoding lipoprotein LpqH — translation MQTRHMMVTAAALVVALAGCGGQPAALGGTTAKVTIDGRDTGNPHAVTCSQTGWAWTIETPQKDKSFTAVIGTGDEVTVKSVDFKDFGGFSGTSWGDIGKAEVTGVGGKYTITGSADGSFSDNPGKEVTATFRIEASC, via the coding sequence ATGCAGACCCGACACATGATGGTGACCGCGGCGGCGCTCGTGGTGGCGCTCGCCGGTTGCGGTGGGCAGCCGGCCGCGCTCGGCGGTACCACCGCGAAGGTGACTATTGACGGCAGGGACACCGGAAACCCGCACGCGGTGACGTGTTCACAGACGGGGTGGGCATGGACCATCGAAACCCCGCAGAAAGACAAGAGTTTCACCGCGGTCATCGGCACCGGAGACGAGGTCACCGTCAAATCGGTCGATTTCAAGGACTTTGGCGGGTTCTCAGGTACGTCTTGGGGCGACATCGGCAAGGCCGAGGTGACCGGGGTCGGTGGCAAGTACACGATCACCGGATCTGCGGACGGCAGCTTCAGCGACAACCCGGGCAAGGAAGTGACCGCGACCTTCAGGATCGAAGCCTCCTGCTGA
- a CDS encoding helix-turn-helix domain-containing protein: protein MRQWRQRRRLSQLDLAIEADVSARHVSFIETGRSAPSREMVLRLADVLDVPPREQNQLLMAAGLAPVYRERSLDDPDMAAVRDGVERVLNAYNPFPCVVVDRGWQIVHANAGAAVLLDGVAPHLLERPNALRIAVHPEGLAPRIRNLGQWRHHLIDRLRREAAVSGSAELAALLAEIESYPGGLAETRDLGGVAVPLELYAKDGQVLTFLSTVTTFGTALDLTAAELSIEAFLPADEMTAAALRG, encoded by the coding sequence ATGCGTCAATGGCGGCAGCGCCGCCGGCTGTCCCAACTCGATCTCGCCATCGAGGCCGACGTCTCGGCCCGGCACGTCAGCTTCATCGAGACGGGCCGCTCGGCACCCAGCCGGGAGATGGTGCTGCGGCTGGCCGACGTGCTCGACGTGCCGCCGCGCGAGCAGAACCAACTGCTGATGGCCGCGGGCCTGGCACCGGTCTACCGCGAACGGTCGTTGGACGATCCCGACATGGCGGCCGTACGAGACGGCGTCGAGCGGGTCCTCAACGCCTACAACCCTTTTCCGTGTGTGGTGGTGGACAGGGGTTGGCAGATCGTGCACGCCAACGCCGGCGCCGCGGTGCTGCTCGACGGTGTCGCGCCGCACCTGTTGGAGCGGCCGAACGCGCTGCGCATCGCCGTGCATCCCGAGGGCCTGGCGCCGCGTATCCGCAACCTCGGGCAGTGGCGTCATCACCTGATCGACCGGTTGCGGCGTGAGGCCGCGGTCAGCGGCTCGGCCGAGTTGGCCGCGCTTCTCGCCGAGATCGAGTCCTACCCAGGCGGTTTGGCGGAAACGCGCGACCTCGGCGGTGTCGCGGTGCCGCTGGAGTTGTACGCCAAGGACGGGCAGGTGCTGACGTTCCTGAGCACCGTGACGACGTTCGGCACCGCGCTGGATCTGACCGCCGCCGAACTGAGCATCGAGGCGTTTCTTCCCGCGGACGAAATGACCGCCGCGGCGCTGCGCGGGTAA